A genomic region of Cannabis sativa cultivar Pink pepper isolate KNU-18-1 chromosome 1, ASM2916894v1, whole genome shotgun sequence contains the following coding sequences:
- the LOC115707800 gene encoding probable tRNA N6-adenosine threonylcarbamoyltransferase, mitochondrial isoform X2 yields MCRTITWLIFIFVVSMALSSTFSRLNLFPKPSFIFHRSWKPLLLNRSSKLLPPTTSSSSPSSLNSFTAYCSILTSENSTSIAPKNPFMKAQDDLIVLGIETSCDDTAAAVVRSNGEILSQVVSSQADLLALYGGVAPKMAEEAHSQVIDQVVQQALDKANLSASDLSAVAVTIGPGLSLCLRVGVRKARKVASSFNLPMVGVHHMEAHALVARLTERDLQFPFLALLISGGHNLLVLARDLGHYIQLGTSIDDAIGEAYDKTAKWLGLDLRRSGGPAIEELAREGDAHAIKFSTPMKQHKDCNFSYAGLKTQVKLAIESKNVNAAIPISSASSEDRSSRADIAASFQRVAVLHLEERCQRAIEWALKIEPSIKHLVVSGGVASNQYVRAQLDQVVKKNNLHLVCPPPSLCTDNGVMVAWTGIEHFRVGRFDPAPPAEEPEDFVYDLRPRWPLGEEYAEGKSEARSLRTARIHPSLTSIIQASLQQQP; encoded by the exons ATGTGCAGGACCATAACTTGGTTAATCTTTATCTTCGTCGTGAGTATGGCGCTTTCATCAACATTTTCGCGCCTAAATCTCTTCCCAAAACCTTCCTTTATTTTTCATAGATCATGGAAACCTCTCCTGCTGAACCGAAGCTCCAAGTTGCTACCTCCgactacttcttcttcttccccttCTTCACTCAATTCCTTCACGGCCTATTGCTCAATCTTAACATCCGAAAATTCCACCTCTATAGCTCCCAAGAATCCATTTATGAAGGCCCAAGACGATCTCATCGTTCTGGGTATTGAAACCAGCTGCGACGACACCGCCGCCGCTGTC GTCAGAAGCAACGGCGAAATTCTCAGTCAAGTTGTGTCCTCCCAA GCAGATTTGCTTGCTTTATATGGGGGTGTTGCTCCGAAAATGGCTGAAGAAGCACACTCCCAAGTGATTGATCAG GTTGTTCAGCAAGCACTTGACAAAGCTAATTTATCTGCAAGCGATCTATCGGCAGTAGCTGTTACTATTGGTCCTGGTTTAAGCCTTTGCCTTCGTG TTGGAGTGCGGAAAGCTCGTAAAGTTGCTAGTAGCTTTAATCTACCAATGGTTGGTGTTCATCACATGGAGGCTCATGCTCTAGTTGCCAG ATTAACTGAGCGAGACTTGCAATTTCCTTTCTTGGCGTTGCTTATTTCAg GAGGACACAATCTTCTCGTTCTTGCTCGTGATCTTGGTCACTACATACAACTTGGTACAAGTATAGATGATGCTATAGGTGAGGCCTATGACAAGACTGCAAAATGGCTTGGTCTTGATTTGAGGAGAAGTGGTGGTCCGGCTATTGAGGAGCTTGCTCGGGAAGGAGATGCACATGCAATCAAATTCTCT ACTCCAATGAAACAGCACAAAGACTGTAACTTTTCATATGCGGGTCTGAAAACTCAAGTGAAGCTGGCAATTGAATCCAAAAATGt AAATGCTGCAATTCCCATTTCTTCTGCAAGTAGCGAAGATAGAAGTTCTAGAGCTGATATCGCTGCATCTTTTCAG CGAGTTGCTGTGCTACATTTAGAGGAAAGATGTCAACGAGCTATTGAATGGGCTTTAAAGATTGAACCTTCCATTAAACATTTG GTAGTTTCTGGGGGTGTTGCATCTAACCAGTATGTGCGGGCTCAGCTTGATCaggttgttaaaaaaaataatttgcacCTTGTGTGCCCTCCTCCCAGCCTTTGCACCGACAATG GTGTAATGGTGGCTTGGACCGGCATTGAGCATTTTCGTGTGGGAAGATTTGATCCAGCACCGCCTGCTGAAGAACCTGAAGATTTTGTG TATGATTTGCGGCCACGGTGGCCTCTTGGAGAGGAATATGCTGAAGGAAAAAGTGAAGCTCGCTCTTTGAGAACGGCCCGGATCCATCCGTCTCTCACATCCATTATTCAAGCATCTCTACAACAGCAGCCATAG
- the LOC115707800 gene encoding probable tRNA N6-adenosine threonylcarbamoyltransferase, mitochondrial isoform X1 has product MCRTITWLIFIFVVSMALSSTFSRLNLFPKPSFIFHRSWKPLLLNRSSKLLPPTTSSSSPSSLNSFTAYCSILTSENSTSIAPKNPFMKAQDDLIVLGIETSCDDTAAAVFSCSLFDGALVFTTLVRTGQKQRRNSQSSCVLPNLLALYGGVAPKMAEEAHSQVIDQVVQQALDKANLSASDLSAVAVTIGPGLSLCLRVGVRKARKVASSFNLPMVGVHHMEAHALVARLTERDLQFPFLALLISGGHNLLVLARDLGHYIQLGTSIDDAIGEAYDKTAKWLGLDLRRSGGPAIEELAREGDAHAIKFSTPMKQHKDCNFSYAGLKTQVKLAIESKNVNAAIPISSASSEDRSSRADIAASFQRVAVLHLEERCQRAIEWALKIEPSIKHLVVSGGVASNQYVRAQLDQVVKKNNLHLVCPPPSLCTDNGVMVAWTGIEHFRVGRFDPAPPAEEPEDFVYDLRPRWPLGEEYAEGKSEARSLRTARIHPSLTSIIQASLQQQP; this is encoded by the exons ATGTGCAGGACCATAACTTGGTTAATCTTTATCTTCGTCGTGAGTATGGCGCTTTCATCAACATTTTCGCGCCTAAATCTCTTCCCAAAACCTTCCTTTATTTTTCATAGATCATGGAAACCTCTCCTGCTGAACCGAAGCTCCAAGTTGCTACCTCCgactacttcttcttcttccccttCTTCACTCAATTCCTTCACGGCCTATTGCTCAATCTTAACATCCGAAAATTCCACCTCTATAGCTCCCAAGAATCCATTTATGAAGGCCCAAGACGATCTCATCGTTCTGGGTATTGAAACCAGCTGCGACGACACCGCCGCCGCTGTC TTTTCGTGCTCTTTATTTGATGGGGCTTTGGTTTTCACTACTTTGGTGCGCACAGGTCAGAAGCAACGGCGAAATTCTCAGTCAAGTTGTGTCCTCCCAA ATTTGCTTGCTTTATATGGGGGTGTTGCTCCGAAAATGGCTGAAGAAGCACACTCCCAAGTGATTGATCAG GTTGTTCAGCAAGCACTTGACAAAGCTAATTTATCTGCAAGCGATCTATCGGCAGTAGCTGTTACTATTGGTCCTGGTTTAAGCCTTTGCCTTCGTG TTGGAGTGCGGAAAGCTCGTAAAGTTGCTAGTAGCTTTAATCTACCAATGGTTGGTGTTCATCACATGGAGGCTCATGCTCTAGTTGCCAG ATTAACTGAGCGAGACTTGCAATTTCCTTTCTTGGCGTTGCTTATTTCAg GAGGACACAATCTTCTCGTTCTTGCTCGTGATCTTGGTCACTACATACAACTTGGTACAAGTATAGATGATGCTATAGGTGAGGCCTATGACAAGACTGCAAAATGGCTTGGTCTTGATTTGAGGAGAAGTGGTGGTCCGGCTATTGAGGAGCTTGCTCGGGAAGGAGATGCACATGCAATCAAATTCTCT ACTCCAATGAAACAGCACAAAGACTGTAACTTTTCATATGCGGGTCTGAAAACTCAAGTGAAGCTGGCAATTGAATCCAAAAATGt AAATGCTGCAATTCCCATTTCTTCTGCAAGTAGCGAAGATAGAAGTTCTAGAGCTGATATCGCTGCATCTTTTCAG CGAGTTGCTGTGCTACATTTAGAGGAAAGATGTCAACGAGCTATTGAATGGGCTTTAAAGATTGAACCTTCCATTAAACATTTG GTAGTTTCTGGGGGTGTTGCATCTAACCAGTATGTGCGGGCTCAGCTTGATCaggttgttaaaaaaaataatttgcacCTTGTGTGCCCTCCTCCCAGCCTTTGCACCGACAATG GTGTAATGGTGGCTTGGACCGGCATTGAGCATTTTCGTGTGGGAAGATTTGATCCAGCACCGCCTGCTGAAGAACCTGAAGATTTTGTG TATGATTTGCGGCCACGGTGGCCTCTTGGAGAGGAATATGCTGAAGGAAAAAGTGAAGCTCGCTCTTTGAGAACGGCCCGGATCCATCCGTCTCTCACATCCATTATTCAAGCATCTCTACAACAGCAGCCATAG
- the LOC115705608 gene encoding valine--tRNA ligase, mitochondrial 1: MFGHGPHIRVLGKPQITVPFFTKLTLSHLRRSLGPFLPHSFSSQTKPVEMEKKIEIEDPEKKKKKEEKAREKELKKQKALEKAAKLQAQASNAPKKSEKKNVKRTTEEENSADFIDPVTASGEKKNMSPQMAKQYNPTAVEKSWYSWWEESRFFVADSSSSKPPFTIVLPPPNVTGALHIGHALTAAIEDTIIRWRRMGGYNTLWVPGMDHAGIATQVVVEKKLMRERKLTRHDLGRENFVSEVWKWKNLYGGTILQQLRRLGASLDWSRECFTMDEKRSKAVIEAFVRLYKEGLIYRDIRLVNWDCTLRTAISDLEVEYEDIKERTLRKVPGYEKPVEFGVLTSFAYPLEEDLGEIVVATTRVETMLGDTAIAVHPDDERYRHLHGKFAIHPFNGRRIPIVCDGILVDPKFGTGAVKITPAHDPNDFEVGKRHNLEFINIFTDDGKINGNGGAEFVGMPRFKAREAITEALKMKGLYKEAKMNEMRLGSCSRSNDVVEPLIKPQWYVNCGGMAKESLDAAVDDENRKLGFFPKQYIAEWKRWLENIRDWCISRQLWWGHRIPAWYVILEDDDLKEVGAYNDSNHWVIARNEEEAQEQASSRYNGKKFQLFQDPDVLDTWFSSGLFPLSVLGWPENTGDLKTFYPTSVLETGHDILFFWVARMVMLGIKLGGSVPFSKVYLHPMIRDAHGRKMSKSLGNVIDPLEVINGVSLLDLHKRLEEGNLDPNELVVAKEGQVKDFPNGITECGADALRFALVTYTAQSDKINLDIQRVVGYRQWCNKLWNAVRFAMSKLGDNYTPPSNVKSNVLPFSCQWILSALNKAIAKTVSSLELYEFSDAATAVYAWWQYQLCDVFIELIKPYFAGNDPKFASERSFAQATLWLCLDNGLRLLHPFMPFVTEELWQRLPSPKDHERAASIMISEYPSVVEDWTNERVEYEMDVIENSVKSLRSLAKESRERRPAYVHCRTSPVKEIINNHELEIVTLANLSTLTVFSETDAAPAGCAVSVVNENISVYLDLRGSLSAEAEREKLVKKMEEVQKQKEKLWKKMTASGYKDKVPAKIQEDNEAKLKSLEQEFSALALASEHIKET, from the exons ATGTTTGGACATGGACCCCACATTAGGGTTTTAGGCAAGCCGCAAATTACAGTCCCTTTCTTCACCAAACTTACTTTATCTCATCTCCGACGATCTCTCGGACCTTTTCTTCCTCATTCTTTCTCCTCGCAGACTAAGCCG GTGGAAATGGAGAAGAAGATTGAGATTGAAGATcctgagaagaagaagaagaaggaggagaaG GCAAGAGAGAAAGAATTGAAAAAGCAAAAGGCTTTAGAGAAGGCTGCCAAGCTTCAG GCACAAGCATCCAATGCTCCCAAGAAGAGTGAGAAGAAGAATGTTAAACGTACAACCGAGGAGGAGAATTCGGCAGATTTCATTGATCCAGTGACTGCTTCTGGTGAGAAGAAAAATATGTCTCCTCAAATGGCAAAACAATACAATCCCACTGCAGTAGAGAAGTC GTGGTATTCATGGTGGGAGGAATCAAGGTTTTTTGTGGCAGATTCTAGCAGCTCCAAACCACCATTTACAATT GTCTTGCCACCTCCAAATGTGACTGGGGCCCTTCACATAGGCCATGCTCTTACTGCTGCTATAGAG GACACTATAATTCGTTGGCGACGAATGGGTGGCTACAATACCTTGTGGGTGCCTGGAATGGACCATGCTGGGATAGCTACACAG GTAGTTGTAGAGAAGAAGCTAATGCGAGAACGTAAGTTGACAAGACATGATCTTGGACGGGAAAATTTTGTCTCTGAA GTTTGGAAGTGGAAAAATTTGTATGGTGGAACGATATTACAGCAGCTACGACGCTTGGGTGCATCTTTGGATTGGTCTCGTGAG tGTTTTACAATGGATGAGAAGAGATCTAAGGCTGTGATAGAGGCTTTTGTTAGGCTTTACAAAGAAGGCCTTATTTACAG GGATATTCGCCTAGTAAATTGGGATTGTACCTTGCGAACAGCAATATCTGATCTTGAG GTTGAATATGAGGATATTAAAGAAAGGACACTGCGAAAGGTTCCGGGATATGAGAAGCCTGTTGAGTTTGGTGTTTTGACTTCATTTGCTTATCCTCTGGAAGAAGACCTTGGTGAGATTGTTGTGGCCACCACTAGAGTGGAAACTATGCTTGGTGATACAGCCATTGCTGTGCATCCTGATGATGAAAGGTACCGTCATCTTCATGGAAAATTTGCTATCCATCCTTTCAATGGAAGACGTATCCCTATCGTATGCGATGGTATTCTTGTTGATCCGAAATTTGGAACAGGTGCTGTGAAG ATTACCCCAGCTCATGATCCTAATGATTTTGAGGTTGGGAAACGCCATAATCTTGAGTTTATCAATATTTTTACTGATGATGGGAAAATAAATGGCAATGGTGGTGCGGAATTTGTTGGGATGCCACGTTTCAAGGCTCGGGAGGCAATAACTGAAGCATTGAAAATGAAG GGTCTGTACAAAGAAGCTAAGATGAATGAAATGCGCCTAGGCAGTTGTTCTAGGAGCAATGATGTTGTAGAACCTCTGATAAAGCCCCAATGGTATGTTAATTGTGGGGGTATGGCAAAGGAATCTCTTGATGCTGCTGTGGATGATGAAAACAGGAAGCTTGGGTTCTTCCCAAAGCAATATATTGCAGAATGGAAGAG ATGGCTTGAGAATATTCGTGATTGGTGTATCTCAAGGCAACTGTGGTGGGGTCATCGGATACCTGCATGGTATGTTATTCTGGAGGATGATGATCTAAAAGAAGTTGGCGCATACAATGACAGTAACCACTGGGTGATTGCAAGAAATGAGGAAGAGGCTCAAGAACAGGCTAGTAGTCGTTACAATGGAaagaaatttcaattatttcaaGATCCAGATGTGCTTGACACTTGGTTTTCTTCTGGCCTCTTCCCACTGTCGGTGTTGGGCTGGCCTGAGAATACAGGTGATCTGAAGACATTTTATCCAACTTCAGTTCTTGAAACTGGGCATGACATTCTCTTTTTCTGGGTTGCTCGTATGGTGATGCTCGGTATCAAATTGGGTGGCAGTGTACCATTTAGCAAG GTATATTTACATCCAATGATTCGTGATGCACATGGGCGCAAGATGTCAAAGTCATTGGGAAATGTCATTGATCCCCTTGAAGTTATAAATGGTGTATCTCTACTAGATCTTCATAAAAGGCTAGAAGAGGGTAATTTGGATCCAAATGAACTAGTGGTAGCCAAAGAAGGACAGGTGAAGGACTTCCCTAATGGTATCACTGAATGTGGTGCAGATGCTCTTCGCTTTGCTCTTGTCACTTACACAGCTCAG TCTGataaaataaacctagatatccAAAGGGTTGTGGGTTATCGACAGTGGTGTAATAAATTGTGGAATGCAGTACGATTTGCTATGAGCAAACTTGGAGATAATTACACGCCACCCTCAAATGTAAAATCAAATGTCTTGCCATTTAGTTGCCAGTGGATATTGTCTGCATTAAACAAAGCCATTGCAAAGACTGTATCATCACTGGAATTGTACGAGTTTTCAGATGCAGCCACTGCAGTTTATGCTTGGTGGCAGTACCAGTTGTGTGATGtttttattgaattaattaagcCTTATTTTGCTGGAAATGATCCGAAGTTTGCGTCTGAAAGGAGTTTTGCACAAGCTACACTGTGGTTATGTCTTGATAATGGTTTGCGGTTGCTTCATCCATTTATGCCATTCGTTACGGAAGAACTATGGCAGCGTCTTCCTTCTCCAAAGGATCATGAGAGGGCAGCATCAATCATGATCTCTGAGTACCCATCAGTTGTAGAG GACTGGACAAATGAAAGGGTGGAGTATGAGATGGATGTCATTGAGAATTCTGTAAAATCTCTACGGTCACTTGCTAAAGAAAGCCGTGAAAG ACGACCAGCTTATGTGCATTGCCGAACAAGTCCAGTCAAAGAGATTATTAACAACCATGAATTGGAGATTGTAACTTTAGCAAATTTATCAACCTTGACG GTATTTAGTGAAACTGATGCTGCTCCTGCTGGATGTGCTGTATCTGTTGTAAATGAGAACATTTCTGTATATCTTGATCTCCGAGGATCACTTTCTGCTGAGGCGGAACGTGAAAAGCTCGTGAAAAAAATGGAGGAGGTCCAAAA GCAAAAAGAgaaattgtggaaaaagatGACTGCTTCTGGCTATAAAGATAAGGTTCCAGCCAAAATTCAAGAAGACAACGAGGCCAAGCTGAAGTCCCTTGAACAGGAGTTTTCAGCTCTGGCATTAGCAAGCGAGCATATTAAAGAAACGTAA
- the LOC115705606 gene encoding dehydration-responsive element-binding protein 1B-like, with protein sequence MDNTFDSTTSNVWSMSLMNSSDEEPALLLASSNPKKRAGRKMFKETRHPVYRGVRRRNNSGKWVSEIREPNKKTRIWLGTFPNADMAARAHDVAAIALRGRSACLNFADSAWKLPSPASLDPKDIQKAAAKAAEAFGPQKSTEEAKAETVSENVFCIEDEVFGMPGLLTSMAEAMLLPPPQCMDQWYYSSDDVDVCADVSLWSYST encoded by the coding sequence ATGGATAATACTTTCGACTCTACAACTTCAAATGTTTGGTCCATGTCACTTATGAACTCCTCCGATGAAGAGCCGGCTCTTCTCTTGGCTTCGAGCAATCCCAAGAAGCGAGCTGGTCGGAAGATGTTTAAGGAGACACGTCATCCTGTGTACCGTGGCGTAAGGAGGAGGAATAATTCAGGTAAGTGGGTGTCCGAGATTAGGGAGCCTAACAAGAAGACTAGGATTTGGCTAGGCACATTTCCCAATGCTGACATGGCGGCGCGTGCACATGACGTAGCAGCCATTGCTTTGAGGGGTCGCTCTGCTTGTCTTAACTTTGCTGACTCGGCTTGGAAGCTGCCGTCTCCCGCTTCTTTGGACCCCAAGGATATTCAGAAGGCGGCCGCCAAGGCAGCCGAGGCTTTCGGTCCACAGAAGAGCACGGAGGAGGCGAAGGCCGAGACGGTATCGGAGAATGTGTTCTGTATAGAAGATGAGGTGTTTGGGATGCCGGGGTTGCTGACAAGTATGGCGGAGGCGATGCTATTGCCTCCACCGCAATGCATGGATCAATGGTATTATAGTAGCGATGACGTGGACGTTTGTGCTGACGTGTCACTGTGGAGCTATTCAACTTAG